The Gossypium hirsutum isolate 1008001.06 chromosome D03, Gossypium_hirsutum_v2.1, whole genome shotgun sequence genomic interval aaatttctcatccaaatttagcaagtctgctaaaattttattgaatgagttcacatggtcattcatcgacataccgggtgcatacgtgaatcgataaagtttctttttcatataaagcctattttcaagacttttcgttagaaacttttcttccagtgtatcccataacttcttcgctgatgtctccctcatgacagagtacttctgctctttggccaaacataggcggattgtaccacacgcctgtctattgatcttggcccactccttgtcatccatcttgtcaggtttttcttcaagggctatatctagctcttgctgacataagacatccaggatctcacattgccacataccaaaattattggtaccgtcaaatttctctacttcaaattttgcatttgtcacagtagtccttgctgatgacgatgctgctgccatttttctcctcaatcccaactactgtatacgtgaacagtaccgtatacgtgaatagttccgtatacgtgaatagtgccgtatacgtgaatagtgccgtatacgtgaatagtaccgtaaacggtcgtatttcccaagtacgaatctggctctgataccaattgttgcgcggaagcgtgtgaaagagtaaaattattgtactaaaaaatcacactaagttcaattcccaggaaagagaggtgaatcacgaggatcacttaagtaccaagtctttcctagccagaatatccctctatcgtaatttaatagcacaataaatcactacaatcacactcacaaaatatgaacaataaatagtaaagaacaccagaattttaacgaggttcggcaaatcttgcctacgtcctcgggcactaccaaatatatttcactccaaaaatacaagtgaaagtttacaaatagggagagagaacaattgccttaagtagagaatggcaagtgtgggatgatgagaatgagcaatggttggcctatttatagttgagattcaagggccaccttgcaaagtcactattcacttagggaccaaaaattgctattttcccatgcccaacactaaataaatatttggtgcccataactttgacctttccaaagtatgggtaggtatgggaaaggtatgggcaaggtatggggtaTATTCTAATACTACCTACATTAGAAGTTTTGGTAATTTCCGATTGTAAAAAGCTTGATCTCACTGTGGAGGAGTTGGAACTTGAGAGGAAAGAAGGTGGTAGTCTCCGGAAACTGGCGATTGGAGGAGTGCCAAAGCTGGAGTCACTACCCAAATGGATTCTTCTAGGATCCACCAAAACATTGCAGTACTTGGTCATCAGACTCTTGGAGAATATCTTGACATTACCAACATGGTTTCAACATCTCACATCGCTTCAAAGTCTTCAAATTTCATTTTGCCCAAAGCTGTTGGTTCTGCCTGAAGGGATGCAACACCTCACTGCACTCAAAAGATTAATTATTCAAGGGTGTCCAAAATTAAGCAAAAGATGCATTGAAGAAATCGGTGAAGACTGGACTAAGATTGCTCATGTCCCTTATTTTTATTGTGACAACAGATGACGAAGAGATAAGGTAAGACACCAAATACTatacatcaatatatatatttttcactaacataaatgaattttatttaatcagaAATATAATGTCTCAATTTAATGTTATGGCAGGGTTCTTCTGATAgaatttatttatctattaaaGTGGAGGATGTTGAAGTTGTCTTGGATATGTCAAAGTCGTTGAGTTGTTCAATTTCCATTGTTTGTTTGTAATTTGATTTGTATCAAAGACCATTGATATAATATACTTACTTTAATCTATTTTGGAACTCAAAGAATTAATTTAGAACTCTATGTTTCCATATATATTTTAGTTCtttcttttatattatctatatgatacatgatttttattttacataaaagtttttaaaaaatatttgtttttttataagttGACATCATTATAAATTAATGTTTTGTTTCATGTATTAATAATTATGggtttaaaattgatatatttaaacaTTTCACTGTTATAATTATACCAATCTTTTTAGAATTAGACCAATGATCATATCGATTATACCATCTATTTATGATTCAACcaaatcataaattataaaaactaagaGGATTGTCATgctacatattatatatatgacttaaatggtaattgtaTGACTCATGATTAAAGATAatagatatttttatataaagtaaGCCAAGAACTGCCATCCTTGGCATCTAATACCTTGGTATCCGAAAATTATTACTGAAATTCATACGAGAAACAATTACCATGGCTGAATCCTTTGCATTCGAGATCGCCGCAAAAGTATTGGAGAAACTAGGGAGTGCTACCTATGAAAGAATTAGCTTGGCATGGGGTGTTCGAGGGGAGTTTGAAAAGCTTAAGCTGACCCTAGCTGCTATCAGAGCTGTGGTCCTGGATGCTGAACAACAACAGGCTCGGAACCATGAGATCAGTCATTGGCTGCACAAGTTCAATGATGCTTGCTATGAAATGGAAGATTTGAAAGACGAGTTCGAGATCCAAGCCTTGAGGAGGCAAGTGCTGGAACAGGGAAGCATTTTGGCATGTCGCTTTAGGATGGGCAATAAGATCAAAAAGGCAAACGAGATGTTGAATGAGATTGCAGCTAACAAGGCCAAGTTTCCTCTCACTCAAAAACATGAAACTAATGTCTTACATCGTCAGAGGGAAACCTACTCATAGTTGGGATCGGAGGTATTGGGAAAACTACCCTGGCCCAATTGGTGTTTAATGAGGAGTGTGAAGTCGTATTTTGAATTGAGAATCTGGGTGTCTCTTACAGCAGATTTTGATATCAAACAACTGATGATAAAAATCATTCAATCTGCCACTGGTATGAAATGCAAGGACATGAATAAGGAGGAATTATATAAAGTGTTACAAGATTGTTTGAATGGTAAAAGATTTTTTATGGTACTAGATGATGTCTGGAACGAGGACAAGAAGAAATGGAGTTAGCCGAAAGATTTGTTGTGTGGGGGAGCCCAAGGGAGTAGAATCATTGTCACAACTCGTAGCCGCAAAGTGGCTACAGTCACAGGTACAATCCCTCGATATGATTTAGAGTAACTTTCTTATGACAATTGGTTAAAATCACGCGACATTTCAAATAAGAATAAGagccctttatttatttattattattttaattttaggattcGAAATTCAAATTAGAAATTAGTGAATTCTATTAAATTCTATTCTTATCctatttaatttctattatatccatttatttaatatttaatttaactaaataaattacggtaccatttaaattattaaattcaattttctaatccatttgaatatttaaatagtaaaaatattaatttaattggaaTTGTTAATTGTGTAATGGTTTGATTTTGTTGGACCCATGAGTCAAATAAAACAAAGCATTTCTCTCTCTGGGAAAAACTAGTCAAAGAATTTAATTATATCCTTTCTCAAAGCATTCTATTTCGTTTGATATTTTGTAAGGATAAGTAATacacaaatcattttcattttttatatataaatttggaaagaattttatttgtataattaGACCTAGGTCGGATTATTTGGTCCAAAGGCTCGCTTGAAAAGGAgcgggtttgggtaaaaatatagacctaaaaaataggtttggacaaaaaacgaggCATGTTTTCTAAATGGGTTGGGCCTTAGGTAAGTTTTTGGCCTATTCCTAATCCGGcccgaatttgtaaaaaaaaatctactattGCTTCCACTGTTTTGCtgttattttgctattatattactattattttgttgttattgtttgaatattgtataactcttattttattattaactttgctattattttagagaaatttatttactaagttgcacctatcttagtgttatttaagcataaatattaaatatttattaaatttattttcaatttattgggaaacatttattttaatatttgtagtgtatttgatttattattttttaaatttatttttatataataataatataaaaattttaataggtGAGGCTGGACCGGACTTGGACAAAATTTAGGCTCATTTTTCAGGTTGAGTCtagaaaacgggcctaaaattatGTTAAGGCCCGACTTGACCCATAATCACCTCTAAGGTTTATACAGTTTTTAAATCATTGGATCAAAAATGATTTAGGGATGAgattaaaaaaattgttgaaatttgagtcatttttcaaaacaaacctaaaaattatttttcacttACACCAAAGAAATAAcaatgaatataaaaaataaaaaagaaacaatttTAAGAGAGCTTACTTCACACAACATGAACTTCATAATCTTCGATCCTTCTCGGATGTCATTGTTATTTGAACATGACTCAATATTGTCTCTTTAAAGAACCTTGACTCTAACTCTTCATTCCTTTTATATAATTCTAACCTATTAATACTAAAAATCTCCCCTTTTTGCGagtaattttttaactaataattataaattaaattatacttataattatcacaacttttttctatattttattcataGAGTTCTACccatatgataaaaaataaaaaatattcttatcagttcaaaagtttttctaaacttacatatatattataaacagCCACCATGATCAAGTCTACGAAGACGCAGTCGAAGAGGAAAaccaaaattagaagaaaaaaaaaagacaatttgAATCATATCAATATTAAGAAAATCAGTTTGCATGAACCTCTGTTTTCGAGTTTAGAATTGTAACAATGGCTTGAATCGCAACTACTATATGAAACATTAGAAATTAGAGACATGCTGAAACAAACAGAGATTCTGATAGTAAGAATGCAAGTTTACTTCGTTAGAAACTTCAATCAAAACACTTATATGTGTAAGCAACATAAAACTCATTACCATTACAACCTATATACCtggtttttttaaagaaaaacatcCAACTTCCCAAATTCTTTTCAGCACCTTCACAAAATGTTAGCCCACAATTATTTACCCCCCACAGCTTACATGATAACTGTACCACCATCAACACCTTGGAACTTGATGTCTACCTTTTCCGTTTGGACTTCAAGGAGGTGACCGACTGAGAATTGCTGTGCCAATTGCGCTTTCTTTGGTTGATGAACCAGTTGTTGGTTTGCTTTAGTTGCAATCCAGTTTCCTCCAAGTTTGGCCTTGTCATCTTCCTGCATTTTGTCAACTCATTAATTTATTTAAGGGTTTATGTTTTGGCAAAATGAAATGTTTAATTGGAAGTTGATGTTTAGTTGGTTACAGTTGGGTATGGCCACTTTGAGTGTTGTTAGCACCAGTTCTTGAGCACTGTAGTGGTTTCACCTGGTAATTTTCCAGCCCTTCTTTTGCGTAATATTTCCTCCCTCACATCCTCAATTCTTGATTTGAAACCCAACATCAAAATAATCTATGTTAATTGTTGTTGGATTGGTTTAATCTGATTCGATTCATTTCGGTTTGAGTCAATTTCGTTTTCAGAATATTTGGATTTATTGACTGGTATTGTAATGGCTTTATGCCTCAATTCATTTGTAATGAAAATCCCTCAGAAATTCTTCTTCATTCTCTGGTTTTTACTCAAGTTCGTTAGctgattttgcttgtttgcttaCCAAGACATCGAGCCTTCTAGCTCAAGCTTCTGTTAAATTTCTTCAATCTGTTTTCTTAGTTCCAACAGCCAAGATAATAATTATGAGTAGTCATTGACTCCTTCAACTTGGGTCGAAAAAACAATGCCactcaataattatcaaattgacCGCAATCTTCTTTTGTCCTTAGGAGCCCatgtttaattatatatgttaaaagtTTTTGAATTGTTTGGTTTCCAATGTTTATTGGTAATCTGATTTTGTATTAGAGACAATGATGTAATAATTTGATTTCTTATGTGTGCGAGTGTAATCATCTCTTATTTGCTATGACTAAAAAGAAAGTTCAAAGGTTttaattaggttaaaatatggCTAACTGCTTATGGTTGAGCTTTATTTGCAATGGGTGTTTAACCAtggacttaaaaaaaatttcaaggagaGGATTTATTAGCTATTAAGCCAAAATCTTTTGGCTTCAACTTATATGCTTTTTAAACAAGATTCTTTTGCGGGCACAAAAAAAGAATCCCTCATGCTTAGGGCTAAGATTGGAAGGACCAAATCCGAATACAAGCAACACCTAAGTTTACATTTAGATAAATGCATCAAAAAGGTGAgtaaaattttatctttacttaaaaatgttgttaaaattttgggttcaaattaaataaaagaatgaaatggTCTAAAAATTTCTCATGTTTTAGCATCTTCACTTTAGGTAACTCTCTTAGAGGAGGGAAATTTTGTTTAGGGTACATATTGTTTAATAATAGACATCTATAAAATTTTTCTAATATATTTTCTAGGTAATTtgtacttatttattttatatgattaaaaagaataaattttagATTCTTGTGCTTTAAGTGATTCtgatttaatgttttaataagaCTCATTTATATAGATTAATAGTAGAACTATGCTTAACAAGTTCTGATTATACTTGTTGAGCAAGAGCTGCTCATTCTTGTTGTGCTTTAAGTTGGAATGTAATAGTCTGTGTCGAAAATGGTGGTTTCAGAACCTCATTTCTAATGatcaagttcgtaaatattattatttaatatttatgaagttagtatAGAGGTTAATTGGAATTCGGTcttttaattttgtcaattgaacagttaattaaagtataaggattaaattataaaagtaataaaaattaatcgttataaatttttagttaacCGAATGACCAATTAAGCAATTGggtatttataaatgatttaaataattaaatataaattcttatgatcataagaaaacaattcaaaaataatattgtaacataaaatagataaaaaaaattataatttaaataaataaatgtgatgttatctttattccatatatttataaatttgatttatttaatttaattaaagtaaatataaaaaagaattaaaattgaatatatattaaataattaaattcataaatttgattaattaaattaaattaaatataaaaaattaaaagtgaagGTATATCAAAaatctattttcttttataaaataaaaatgaaaaagaatttttttttaaaattcccaaacgttattagaatttaaaattataaacttttagaTTTATCATGTGTATGCTatgttaacaattaattaattttttaaaaattacaaataaatttttatactttttcaaataaatttaatacttttttatttttaatatttgtttataatttttttgaaatttttgaaattttaaaaaaattgttgacGTGATATGCACGTGGTAATCCATGTGTATGCTACatcagcaattaattaatttttataaattaaaaatatttaaaaaatatttttaataattcttatacttttttatttttaatatttttttgaatttttaaaattaaaaaataattaattattcacGTGACATCCATGTGACAATCCACGTATATGTCACATCAGCAATGTTAACAGAACTTAACTTTTCCATTCATTTTAGGGtgattgaacaaaaaaaatgtaGATTTAAAGACTAATAAAATAGGAGAttaattaactttattttaaagttagaagatcaaataagtcattatatcaagattttaattgaaaaattttagGTAAGAATTTCTCGAATATACTTCTATATTTATAGTTAAAATCTGAAAGTGTGTTCCAGCAGGAAAGCTTGATGAATAAAATCTTATAATTTCATGAATTCAGGGTTTTGcaatatttaattttgtaattttaggaTGCCCCATCCTCACCAATGAATaaatccgttacccaaccatCACTTCAAACCTTAATTTGCACCAAAAGGAAACATTAAGAACATATACTCCACAAACTTGCAATCTACGCTGCAACACAAGCAACCCAAATCATTCCTTTTTATCTTCCTATATATACCTTCAACAATGGCCCCATGTCCGCTTTTATTACCTTCTAATcccaaaaatcataccaaaaaCAATAACCCGTATTACTTCTATTCCTCTACCTAAAGAAAATGGCTCAATCCTTTGCATTCGGGATTACCGGAAAAGTATTGGAGAAACTAGGCAATGTTGCCTACGAAGGAATTTGCTCCGCATGGGGTGTTCGAAAGGAGTTCGAAAAGCTTAAAGACACGCTAGCTGCTATCAGAGCTGTGGTCCTGGATGCTGAACAACAACAGGCTCGTACCCAGGAGCTCAGTCTTTGGCTACAAAGGTTCAAAGATGCTTGCTACGACGTGGAAGATTTGATAGACGAGTTCGAGATCCAAGCATTGAGGAGGCAAGTCCCGGAAAGGACCGGAAAGAAGGTACGCCATTTCTTTTCTGGCTCTAACCCTTTGGCATTTCGTTTTAGGATGGGCTATAAGATCAAAAAGGCAAACGAGATGTTGAATGAGATTGCAGCTAGCATGGCCAAGTTTCATCTCACTGAAAAACATGAACCTAATGATGTCATACATCGTGAGAGGGAAACCTACTCCTTTGTTAATACATCTAGTGTCATCGGTCGAGATGAAGCTAAACAATACCTAATAAACTTCTTAATGAATCCAACTGATGAGAAAGATATCCCTGTCCTTCCCATAGTTGGGATTGGAGGTATTGGGAAAACTACCCTTGCCCAATTGGTGTTTAATGAGAAGAGTGTGAAGTCGCATTTTGAATTGAGAATCTGGGTGTGTGTTACAGAGGATTTTGACACCAAACAACTGATGATAAAAACCATTCAATCTGCCACTGGTATGAACTGCAAGGACATGAATAAGGAGGAATTGCATAAAGTTTTACAAGATTGTTTGAATGGTAAAAGATTTTTTATGGTATTGGATGATGTCTGGAACGAGGACAAAAAGAAATGGAGTGAGCTGAAAGATTTGTTGTGTGGGGGAGCCCAATGGAGTAGAATCATTGTCACAACTCGTAGCCGCAAAGTGGCTACAATCACAGGCACAATCCCTTCATATGATTTAGAGCATCTTTCTTATGAGAATTGTCTATCATTGTTTCTTCAACTTGCCTTTAAAGAAGGTGAAGAGAAACAATATGGCAATCTTGTAAGAATCGGGGAAGGAATTGTTCATAAATGCAAAGGGGTTGCTTTGGCCGTGAAGACGTTAGGCAGCCTACTCTGTTCAACTAGGGTACAACATGATTGGGAACTTGTGAGAGATTGTGAACTATGGAAGATGAAACAGGAGGAAAATGACATCTTGCCTGCTTTAAAACTAAGTTATGATCATTTGCCCTGGTATTTAAAGCAATGTTTTGCCTTTTGTTCAGTTTTTCCAAAAGATTTTGAATTCAGTACTTTCCGTTTGATCCCATTGTGGATGGCAAATGGCTTTTTGCAATCACCATACGAAAATGAAGAGCCAGAAGATATTGGGAAGCGGTATATACAAGAGCTACAATCAAGATCTTTCTTCCAACAAGTTGAACCTGAGTCTTTCTTTTCCAACTTCAAAATGCATGATTTATTTCATGATCTTGCATTATCAGTGGCGCAAAATGAGGTGAATTCATGTAACCATTATTCGACTGGGAATGTTCGACATTTATGGTTTGATCTATCAAAGCAAGATGTTTCCCAGTTGCCAAATAACTTGAGCCGTCTGCAATCACTTTTCTTGGAAGATGAAGGCAAGGTTGATAGCGAATCTCTTATTGCAGAAGTTATCTCAAGGTCTAAACATTTGAGAGTGTTAGATTTGGCTTGCTGCAATTTAGAGCAATTGTCAAACAGCACACGTTATCTGAAGCAGTTGAGAGTTTTGAGCCTAGCCTACAATGGAAATATAAAAAGACTTCCAAATTGCATTTGCAATTTGCAGAGTTTGCAAACACTTAACCTTGCTGGATGTAGGGGAATTGAAGAGTTACCAGAAGACATAAGGTACCTGATTAGCCTTAGACAATTAACGGTAACAACAAAACAGACGCGTTTGCAAGAGAATGGAATATCGTGCCTAACTTCTCTTCGGACTTTGGCCTTTTCTGAAtgtgaaaatttagaaaaattgttCGAAGACATTCAAAACCTAACAGCCCTCCGAGAAATGATCATATATGAATGCAAAAACTTGGTTTCATTGCCACAAGGTTTAAAATACCTAACTGCATTAGAAAATTTGGCAATTTCGGATTGTGAAAAGCTCGATCTCACTATGGAGGAGTTGGAACTTGAGAGGAAAGAAGATGGCAGCCTTCGAAAATTGTGCATTGAAGGAGTGCCAAAGCTGGAGTCACTACCCCAATGGATTCTTCTAGGATCGACCAAAACATTGCGGCACTTGTATATCGGAGAATTGGAGAATGTCTCGATGTTACCAACGTGGTTCCAACATCTCACATCACTCCGAAGTCTTAAAATTGATGATTGCCCAAAGCTGTCGTTTCTACCTGAAGAGATGCAACACCTCACATCCCTTCAAAGTCTTGAAATTGATGATTGCCCAGAGCTGTCGTTTCTGCCCGAAGGAATGCAACACCTCACTGCACTCAAAAGATTAAAGATTGAAGGGTGTCCAAAATTAAGCAAAAGATGCATTAAAGAAACCGGTGAAGACTGGCCTATGATTGCTCATGCCCGTAAGATTATTGTGAAGCGATGAAGACCTCAACAACAAATGATGAATagataaggtaagtcaccaaatactatatttgatatttataaataacttattagctttttaaatgttaatatttcTAAATCAAATTAAGCACCAAATACTACTTTATTTCCCATTAacataattgaaatttatttgaaGCAAATAAAACTTCACTTGTAATTTACATTTCTTCCTTTTAAAAGAGAAaggtgaaaaaaattaaaagaaatttgtatAATACCTCAGTTTAATGTTATGGTAGTGTTTTTCTACCAAAATTTATTTATCTGTTAAAGTTGCAGGTAAAAATTTGAAGATGTTGAAGTTGTCTTTGGtgctctctttatatatatatattaaagtctTTGAATTTTATTGTATTTTCAAAACTTACAGAATCTCTCGACGTTATTAATGTGGTTCCAACATCTCACATCGCTTCAATGCCTTTACATTAGAAATTACCCAAAGTTGTCACCTCACTGTACTCAAAAAATTAAGCATTGCAATGTAtccaaaattaagtaaaagatgcACCAGTGCTGGCCTAAAATTGCTCATATCCTTGAGATTTATTATGATGTCTTTAAGACAACAACAGATGATGAATagataaggtaagtcaccaaacACTACACTATTTGATACATATATCTTATTAACTTTTAAATCAGATTAGGCACTAAATATTACTTTATTTCTCATtaagataattgaattttatgtACTCAGCAATAAAACTTCACTTTAAAGTATAATGCTTCAATTTAATGTTACGGTAGAGTTCTTCTaacataacttttttttttttaacaaaacagACCTTAAAGGCCTAACTTTCATTTATAGCTTCCAAAATTACAAGGTCGCGAATCTCTTTTGGATAATTCACATCAAAATTCCAAATGCAATTATTACTCAATACAAATTTGCAAATAAAATCAGCAAGTTTATTGCTGGATCTAGGCGCCCATGTGACGACTGCATTCTCAAAGGACTTCAGCTTCTCATAAACTTCATTAGCGCGCTTTCCCAAAAATTTTATATCCTGATccctagaggtgctcatgggccgggcccataaaaatttcggcccgggtcctaggcccgggcccggcccgaaatatgggcctaaaattttgcccaggcccagtCCGGGAAAAATCATAAGtccgggcccagcccggcccatttttattttaaaaattaaaaaaaattaaaaaaagtattttaaaaatattttaaaattttaaaaaaaattaaaaaagtatgtaaaaaatattttaaaattaaaaaaataaatatatttattaaatagggccgggccgggccaggcccgggccaaaaaagtggtgcccgaggcccagcctgttttctaaacgggcctcatttttttgcctaagcccatatttcgggcctatatttttacccaaaccctctcatatttcgggcgggccgtcgggccgggccgggccgctcggcccatgagcacctctactgaTCCCTTCTATTAATTTTATTCACAATATTTGCATTGTCAGATTCGAATTGAACCCTTTTTAAATTCAAACTTTTTGCAAGGCTGACACCTTCCTGTTGAAGGTCTAGTAAGCAACATTTTTGTTATTTCTAtatagttgtttttttttaaaaaaag includes:
- the LOC107929240 gene encoding putative disease resistance protein RGA1; protein product: MAESFAFEIAAKVLEKLGSATYERISLAWGVRGEFEKLKLTLAAIRAVVLDAEQQQARNHEISHWLHKFNDACYEMEDLKDEFEIQALRRQVLEQGSILACRFRMGNKIKKANEMLNEIAANKAKFPLTQKHETNVLHRQRETYS
- the LOC107929266 gene encoding putative disease resistance protein RGA3 is translated as MAQSFAFGITGKVLEKLGNVAYEGICSAWGVRKEFEKLKDTLAAIRAVVLDAEQQQARTQELSLWLQRFKDACYDVEDLIDEFEIQALRRQVPERTGKKVRHFFSGSNPLAFRFRMGYKIKKANEMLNEIAASMAKFHLTEKHEPNDVIHRERETYSFVNTSSVIGRDEAKQYLINFLMNPTDEKDIPVLPIVGIGGIGKTTLAQLVFNEKSVKSHFELRIWVCVTEDFDTKQLMIKTIQSATGMNCKDMNKEELHKVLQDCLNGKRFFMVLDDVWNEDKKKWSELKDLLCGGAQWSRIIVTTRSRKVATITGTIPSYDLEHLSYENCLSLFLQLAFKEGEEKQYGNLVRIGEGIVHKCKGVALAVKTLGSLLCSTRVQHDWELVRDCELWKMKQEENDILPALKLSYDHLPWYLKQCFAFCSVFPKDFEFSTFRLIPLWMANGFLQSPYENEEPEDIGKRYIQELQSRSFFQQVEPESFFSNFKMHDLFHDLALSVAQNEVNSCNHYSTGNVRHLWFDLSKQDVSQLPNNLSRLQSLFLEDEGKVDSESLIAEVISRSKHLRVLDLACCNLEQLSNSTRYLKQLRVLSLAYNGNIKRLPNCICNLQSLQTLNLAGCRGIEELPEDIRYLISLRQLTVTTKQTRLQENGISCLTSLRTLAFSECENLEKLFEDIQNLTALREMIIYECKNLVSLPQGLKYLTALENLAISDCEKLDLTMEELELERKEDGSLRKLCIEGVPKLESLPQWILLGSTKTLRHLYIGELENVSMLPTWFQHLTSLRSLKIDDCPKLSFLPEEMQHLTSLQSLEIDDCPELSFLPEGMQHLTALKRLKIEGCPKLSKRCIKETGEDWPMIAHARKIIVKR